TCCCCGATTTCAATTTCAGCCGAAAATCCCTGAATGAAATAACTTTGCGATCCTTTGTGATTCTCGCTTCCTTGGCCCTCAGGTCCCAACGGATCCCTTCATCGGGGTTATCCTGTGAATAATGAATATCTTGGAGCGTAAAGCCTTCCTCACCGGACAGGTCTCTCTCCACGATCTTCTCAGGAAGTTCATCGGATGGGCCTGCAAGATAAAAAAGGGCCACCCCCATGATCAGGGCGATTCCCAGGAGCGGCCAGTGTCTTTTCAAAAAACCGGTCATTTGCAATAACTATACCAAAACCCATTAAACCTGTAAAGCCTAAAATTTCTGGAGGTACCGGCAACCGGATCATGGCGGGATTCCAGGCAGGCGGGGTGGCGAAAAAACACCGGTGGAAAGCATCCGCCCGGGGAGGTCAACGCCCCGGGCGGAAAGGGAGCGGGGAACGCTCACGTAAACCCAAAAAATCCTCACATCTCGTCCCCCGGCAGATAAGCGGAAAGGGAACTGGTCCATTTCCCCTGGGCCTTCAGGATCAGTTCACATACTTCCCTCACCGCGCCCCTCCCACCCCTGTTCTTGGTCACCATCGTGGCATGCTCTCTCAACTCGGGTGCGGCATCCGATACCGCGACGCTCATTCCCGCCACCTGGAACATGGGCAGGTCCGGCAGATCGTCTCCCACTACGCATACCTCCTCCTTCTCGATCCCTTTTCGCCGGATAATCTGGAGAAGAAGGGCCACCTTGTCCCCGACCCCCTGGTGGACCTCATCGATGCCCAATTCTCGCGCTCTGTGTCCGACCACCTCAGAACGCCTCCCGGTGATCAGCACGACCTGGATGCCGGAGTCCTGGAGCAGCTTGAGCCCCTGCCCGTCCCTCACGTGAAAATACTTGGTCTCCACTCCCCGGTCATCCAGTACGATCCGCCCATCCGTCAGGACGCCGTCCACATCCAGGACAAGCAATCGCACGGCCGAGGCGGCCGTCTCCCACATCTTGCTCTTATCGATCAAGGATCTCTCCCTCCGCACGGGCTGTTGCGGTGCGCTGAAAACTTTCCGTCCCCTCTTACCCTTGGGCCCGAACGAGTCCGTGAAGTTCCTTTAGCAGTGCCATAAGCGGCCGGATTTCATCCAACGGCAATGAATTCGGGCCGTCACATAGGGCGGATTCCGGGTGGGGGTGGACCTCCATGAAGACCCCGTCAGCCCCGGCGGCAACGGCCGCCTGGGAAAGGGGGCGCACGAATTCCCTCTGTCCGCCCGAGCTGGTTCCGCTCCCTCCAGGCAATTGAACGCTATGGGTTGCGTCGAACACCACAGGAAAACCGAACCTCTTCATTACCGCAATGGACCGCATATCCACCACAAGGTTGTTGTACCCGAAGGTCGTCCCGCGCTCGGTAAGGAAGATATTCCTGTTCCCGGCGGAGACCACCTTTTGTACGGCCCTTTCCATTTCCCAGGGTGAGAGGAATTGCCCTTTCTTGATGTTCACGGGGAGACCCGCCCGGGCCGCCGCTACCAGGAGATCCGTCTGCCGGCAGAGAAAGGCCGGGATCTGGATCACGTCCAAGACCTGGGCCGCCCGATGTACTTCGCCGCTCTCGTGAACATCCGATAAGAGGGGCAGACCGGTCACCTCTTTCACCTTGGCAAGGATCTCCAGTCCCTTCTCCATGCCCGGCCCCCGGTAGGAATCGAGGGAGGTCCGGTTGGCCTTGTCATAGGAACTCTTGAAGATCACGGGGATGTCCAGGAGGTCTGCCGTCTCCTTCAGGTAAGCTGCCACCTCCATGGTGATGGACTCGCTTTCAATCACGCAGGGACCTGCTATCAGGAAGAACGGGCCGCTCCCGGTAATGGTCAAGTCACCGATGGTGACGGGATTTCGCAACACAAGGACCTCCTCCTTTTCTCCCGCCCCCGGGCCCATCTGTTTTTCACCGCTCCCTGGGTTTCGAATGGAGCCCGAGGCAAAAGGGCCTGTACGGATGGGAGACATGCTAATGAATGAACCCCGGCAAGTCAAGCAAACCGGAAGGGCCTGTCTCCATGAAGGTTTCCCTTGTCACACTCCTCTAAAGCCATTAAGATGGGGGCCGATCTGAACCCATGGGAGGAAGCGCACGGTGCCGCGAGGGAAGAACTACAAAACGATCCGGGAGATCAACGAGAAGATTAAGAAGGGGAAGGCCGTCGTCGTAACCGCGGACGAGATGACTGAGATCGTGAGACGCAAGGGACCCGCGGGGGCCTTCAAATCGGTGGACGTGGTCACCACCGGGACCTTCTCGCCGATGTGCTCATCAGGAGCTTTCATCAATTTCGGGCATACCAAACCGGCGATCAGGGCATCCAAGGTCTGGTTGAACGACGTCCCCGCCTATGCCGGGATCGCGGCGGTGGACATCTACCTCGGAGCTACCGAACCGGCCGAGAACGACCCCTTGAATGCAGTGCATCCGGGCCAGTTCAAGTACGGCGGAGGACACGTGATCCAGGACCTGGTGGCGGGGAAAAAAATCAGGTTGAAGGCACTTTCTTACGGGACGGACTGTTATCCCAACAGGGAGACGGAGAAGCGGGTGACCCTCTCGGACCTCCCTTACGCCATGCTGCTCAATCCCAGGAACGCATACCAGAATTACAATTGCGCCGTGAACACCACCAAAAAGACCCTATATACCTACATGGGGGTCTTGAAACCGCGCCTTGGAAACGCCAATTACGCGACATCGGGCCAGTTGAGCCCTCTCTTGAACGATCCCTATTACCTCACCATGGGACTTGGAACCCGAATCTTCCTGGGAGGTGCCCAGGGTTACATCATCGGCCCCGGCACCCAGCACAACCCGGGGGTGGAAAGGGGACCGAACGGTGTCCCATTAAGCAGTGCCGGGACCCTCATGGTGATGGGGAACCTGAAAGAAATGGATCCGCGGTGGCTGGTGGGTGTCAGCCTGCTGGGCTATGGCTGTTCGCTGGCCGTGGGTCTCGGTGTGCCCATTCCCGTCCTTAACGAGGAAATCGCGCGATTTACCGGCATCTCTGATGATGAGATCTTCACCCAGATTATCGATTACGGCGTGGATTATCCAAAAGGGAAGGCCACTGCCTTGGGACACGTCAGCTATGCCGAACTGAAGAGCGGGAGCATCCGGTTCAGGGGGGAGGATATCCCCACCGTTCCCCTCTCATCCTATGTAAGGGCACTTGAGATCGCCCGAACCCTTAAAGAATGGATTGAGAAGGGCGATTTCCTCCTCACCGAACCCCAGGTGATGCTTCCGACGGTTGAGAGGAGTTGAGTTGTTCCGCCCCTCCGCTGAAATCCCCCCGGACAAGAGTATGATCCTTACGGAAGCTCCTGCGGTTCTCTAACGACCCGATTTCTCCGTGCAAAAAAAGGGATTGACAGCCCACCCCTTGTTATTTATATTGCTAATCAATTGCAACAAGAACCATCTTTATCACAAAACTGAGGGAAAGGTTCTTCAAAACCATGAAGAAAATCATCAAGATGCGCCAGATGACAAACTACCAAAAGGGGATTATCAGGAAGGTAACCGCGAGAGGAGAAATGGGGAGACGGATTCGGGAGATGGGACTGGTGCCTGACACACCAATCCAAATCCAGGGCCGTGCCCCTCTCTATGACCCCGTGGCCGTGAAGGTTCGAGATTACACCCTAACCCTCAGAAACAACGAGGCTGACCAGATCCTGGTCGAAGTGGACATCCTGGACGAAAAGCAATGAGTAAGAAAAAGATACGAATCGCTCTTTCGGGAAATCCTAACTCTGGGAAGACGACGATTTTCAACGCCCTTACGGGAGCAAGACAGCACATCGCCAATTATCCCGGGGTCACGGTGGAGAAAAAATACGGCAGGACCAACCACCAGGGCTACGAGATCGAGGTGGTCGATCTGCCTGGCATCTATTCCCTCACCGCATATTCTCTCGAAGAGATCGTGGCCCGGGATTACCTTTTGGATGAGAAACCGGATGTGGTCGTGGACATAGTGGACGCCTCGAACCTGGACAGGAATCTTTACCTGGCCCTTCAGTTCAAGGAACTGGGCGTTCCCCTTATCATCGCCCTCAACATGAT
This sequence is a window from Deltaproteobacteria bacterium. Protein-coding genes within it:
- a CDS encoding homocysteine biosynthesis protein — translated: MTEIVRRKGPAGAFKSVDVVTTGTFSPMCSSGAFINFGHTKPAIRASKVWLNDVPAYAGIAAVDIYLGATEPAENDPLNAVHPGQFKYGGGHVIQDLVAGKKIRLKALSYGTDCYPNRETEKRVTLSDLPYAMLLNPRNAYQNYNCAVNTTKKTLYTYMGVLKPRLGNANYATSGQLSPLLNDPYYLTMGLGTRIFLGGAQGYIIGPGTQHNPGVERGPNGVPLSSAGTLMVMGNLKEMDPRWLVGVSLLGYGCSLAVGLGVPIPVLNEEIARFTGISDDEIFTQIIDYGVDYPKGKATALGHVSYAELKSGSIRFRGEDIPTVPLSSYVRALEIARTLKEWIEKGDFLLTEPQVMLPTVERS
- a CDS encoding HAD-IIIA family hydrolase, translated to MWETAASAVRLLVLDVDGVLTDGRIVLDDRGVETKYFHVRDGQGLKLLQDSGIQVVLITGRRSEVVGHRARELGIDEVHQGVGDKVALLLQIIRRKGIEKEEVCVVGDDLPDLPMFQVAGMSVAVSDAAPELREHATMVTKNRGGRGAVREVCELILKAQGKWTSSLSAYLPGDEM
- the kdsA gene encoding 3-deoxy-8-phosphooctulonate synthase; amino-acid sequence: MRNPVTIGDLTITGSGPFFLIAGPCVIESESITMEVAAYLKETADLLDIPVIFKSSYDKANRTSLDSYRGPGMEKGLEILAKVKEVTGLPLLSDVHESGEVHRAAQVLDVIQIPAFLCRQTDLLVAAARAGLPVNIKKGQFLSPWEMERAVQKVVSAGNRNIFLTERGTTFGYNNLVVDMRSIAVMKRFGFPVVFDATHSVQLPGGSGTSSGGQREFVRPLSQAAVAAGADGVFMEVHPHPESALCDGPNSLPLDEIRPLMALLKELHGLVRAQG
- a CDS encoding ferrous iron transport protein A — encoded protein: MKKIIKMRQMTNYQKGIIRKVTARGEMGRRIREMGLVPDTPIQIQGRAPLYDPVAVKVRDYTLTLRNNEADQILVEVDILDEKQ